From the genome of Arthrobacter alpinus, one region includes:
- a CDS encoding carbohydrate binding domain-containing protein: MPAQADSVELVANGGMENGVSGWKTNDASNQKLSTVPGGHSGKSAMELSTIAPQTAVLNDAVNTVKSTTAGDDYTVSAWVRTDTPNISGQVRVMQSKGSAPLTAKSFYLTTNQWTKVEFTVSSPVDGAVMDLNVLTWGMKPEQKLLIDDVSMQLATGTEAKPTLPPAPAPEPTLPPAPAPEPTLPPAPAPEPTLPPAPAPEPTLPPAPAPEPTLSSKTVFGSSLGISSSGGNLVTALAREEDRFGKLGVVRTFDNVLPSSWKNLGPLQGKAVVISFRPLPADVLAGTYDAQLLDWFKNAPTTSETYWSYVHEPEAEISAGKFTAAEYRAAWKRIAGLAKQANNVHLHSTLILMGWTVNPSSKLNWRDYYPGDEFIDVMGWDPYNDAGSVAGPQSYPDPAKIYDGVVAVSKSVNKPFAIAETGSRLIPSDPTGAGRAAWLTKVGQYLKENNAVFVAYWDSAVSIGDYRLTDAPSANAWKALVTG; encoded by the coding sequence TTGCCCGCCCAAGCCGATTCGGTTGAGCTGGTGGCCAACGGTGGAATGGAAAATGGTGTGTCAGGGTGGAAAACCAATGACGCCTCCAACCAAAAACTGAGCACTGTGCCGGGCGGACACTCGGGCAAATCGGCAATGGAACTGTCCACCATCGCGCCACAGACGGCAGTCTTAAACGACGCCGTCAATACAGTCAAATCCACCACAGCCGGTGATGATTACACTGTCAGCGCCTGGGTGCGGACAGACACCCCAAACATCTCCGGGCAGGTGCGGGTCATGCAGAGCAAAGGCTCCGCGCCGCTGACGGCCAAGTCTTTTTACTTGACCACCAACCAATGGACCAAGGTCGAATTCACCGTGTCCAGCCCGGTTGACGGCGCCGTCATGGACTTGAATGTTTTGACGTGGGGTATGAAACCTGAACAGAAACTTCTCATTGATGACGTCTCCATGCAATTAGCCACTGGCACAGAGGCGAAGCCGACACTGCCGCCTGCACCTGCGCCTGAGCCGACACTGCCGCCTGCACCTGCGCCTGAGCCGACACTGCCGCCTGCACCTGCGCCTGAGCCGACACTGCCGCCTGCACCTGCGCCTGAGCCGACACTGCCGCCTGCACCTGCGCCTGAGCCGACACTGTCCTCCAAGACCGTGTTTGGTTCAAGCTTGGGTATATCAAGTTCCGGTGGAAATCTGGTCACGGCACTAGCCCGTGAAGAGGACCGGTTTGGCAAACTTGGCGTAGTACGGACGTTCGATAATGTCCTGCCGTCCAGCTGGAAAAACCTGGGCCCACTGCAGGGCAAAGCGGTAGTAATCTCATTCCGGCCTCTGCCTGCCGATGTCTTGGCAGGGACTTACGATGCCCAGTTACTTGACTGGTTCAAAAATGCCCCCACGACGTCCGAGACCTACTGGTCTTACGTGCATGAACCGGAAGCAGAAATTTCTGCGGGTAAGTTCACAGCGGCCGAATACCGGGCTGCCTGGAAGCGGATCGCCGGCCTTGCGAAGCAGGCCAACAACGTTCACCTGCATTCCACTTTGATTCTCATGGGGTGGACTGTCAATCCGTCCTCGAAGCTGAACTGGAGAGACTATTACCCCGGTGATGAATTTATCGATGTGATGGGGTGGGATCCATACAACGATGCTGGCAGTGTTGCCGGACCGCAGAGCTACCCGGATCCGGCAAAGATTTACGACGGTGTCGTAGCCGTTAGCAAATCCGTGAACAAGCCATTTGCCATTGCTGAAACGGGTAGTCGCCTCATACCCTCTGACCCGACAGGAGCAGGCCGCGCGGCTTGGCTGACGAAAGTAGGGCAGTACCTGAAGGAAAACAATGCCGTATTCGTTGCGTACTGGGATTCGGCGGTTTCGATTGGGGATTACCGCTTGACTGATGCACCTTCTGCGAATGCATGGAAGGCTCTGGTGACGGGTTAG
- a CDS encoding glycosyltransferase family 2 protein, whose amino-acid sequence MSGGADALMRPVTTIIATRNRPEMLREAIASVVGQSYTGAIEVLVIFDQCEPDMTLQSANPRRIVRVLSNARAPGLAGARNTGIEAASGEFIAFCDDDDYWKSGKIAAQVELLTRNPAAEFSTCDISVNYSGEFHDRQLGKSVITFQDLLRDRHTELHPSTFLMRRDAVVQGFGLVGEDVPGGFGEDYDFLLRVSRRHPIVHVAQTMTVVRWGGQSFFFQRWQTMLEGLSWILAKYPEFETVPAGSARIRGQVAFAHAALGQRKKALRWATSAAQRNPFEPRAPLAIAVAWGLVSPERVMRTLHSRGRGI is encoded by the coding sequence ATGAGCGGCGGTGCGGATGCGCTGATGCGGCCAGTCACCACCATTATTGCAACTAGAAACCGTCCAGAGATGTTGCGTGAGGCAATAGCCAGCGTGGTGGGACAGTCCTACACAGGAGCTATTGAAGTACTTGTTATTTTTGACCAGTGCGAACCAGATATGACGCTGCAGTCCGCTAATCCTAGGCGAATCGTTAGAGTCCTTTCCAATGCCCGGGCACCGGGATTAGCTGGCGCCCGGAATACTGGGATCGAAGCTGCCTCCGGTGAATTCATCGCATTCTGCGATGATGACGACTATTGGAAGTCGGGAAAAATCGCTGCCCAGGTCGAGCTGTTGACAAGAAACCCTGCAGCCGAGTTTTCCACCTGCGACATCAGCGTCAACTACAGCGGCGAGTTCCATGACCGGCAGCTAGGAAAATCCGTGATCACCTTTCAGGATCTGCTTCGCGATCGGCATACTGAACTGCACCCGTCCACGTTTCTCATGCGTCGCGACGCCGTCGTTCAGGGGTTCGGTTTGGTTGGCGAGGACGTCCCTGGTGGCTTTGGTGAGGACTACGACTTTCTTCTGCGGGTTTCACGCAGACACCCCATTGTTCACGTGGCCCAGACGATGACGGTGGTCCGCTGGGGAGGCCAATCATTTTTCTTCCAACGGTGGCAAACCATGTTGGAGGGACTGTCCTGGATACTGGCCAAATATCCTGAATTCGAGACGGTGCCAGCTGGTTCAGCGCGCATTCGAGGACAAGTCGCGTTTGCCCACGCCGCCTTGGGCCAAAGAAAAAAGGCATTGCGTTGGGCGACATCAGCCGCCCAACGCAATCCCTTTGAGCCTCGCGCTCCCCTTGCCATTGCCGTGGCGTGGGGTCTGGTTTCCCCTGAACGGGTAATGCGGACCCTACACAGCCGGGGGAGAGGAATCTAG
- a CDS encoding glycosyltransferase, which produces MSTRGARTIAVLVGTDHHPFTRLISWADTWAAAHPDDDVVVQYGHSPAPQIARGDAFLPPSDLTNLIEVSDIVVVHGGPATISGARAAGHLPIVFPRDPHEGEHVDDHQQRFSRWSDARGLVTCVESLEHLSARIEILAATEEGSHVLSDVIFPGTEGTAFQLARLLDRRRHQANRSSDGAPVLLYTVTRSEEVLESLCQDISRQVQVTVLGDTQRIWEGGVLANEDCSCGLPFNACDFWQETGKMAFGGWDKINVESVLGLRKAVERRAVRIKSTSRFETSRLRGILSSYSSILQSIYSAARDVTGSDVLVHTDTDSVLAMALSHNREIDLRYVDATDSLQTAHPHNAKKPYFPNLFSGPAVQRRLGRRGVPSATLLSPAPGMGSKRWDLIWGQLGISPTEITNTGPDFPVPAHHRMMA; this is translated from the coding sequence ATGAGCACCCGAGGAGCCCGAACCATCGCCGTCCTTGTGGGTACTGACCATCATCCATTTACCCGCCTGATCTCGTGGGCCGACACGTGGGCTGCTGCCCACCCGGACGACGACGTGGTGGTGCAATACGGACACAGCCCTGCGCCGCAAATTGCCCGCGGCGACGCCTTCCTGCCGCCATCGGATTTGACGAACCTCATCGAAGTCAGCGACATCGTTGTGGTTCATGGTGGCCCGGCCACCATTTCAGGTGCCCGCGCGGCCGGACACTTGCCAATAGTTTTTCCGCGCGATCCGCACGAGGGTGAACATGTGGACGACCACCAGCAACGATTTTCCCGTTGGTCCGACGCCAGGGGTCTTGTCACATGCGTCGAATCCTTAGAGCATCTCAGTGCCCGAATTGAGATCCTTGCCGCCACAGAAGAAGGCAGCCATGTTTTGTCCGATGTGATTTTTCCTGGAACGGAAGGAACTGCATTCCAGCTCGCTCGACTCTTGGACCGCAGACGACACCAGGCAAACCGATCCTCCGATGGGGCACCGGTGCTTCTTTACACTGTAACCCGGTCTGAAGAGGTGTTGGAAAGTCTCTGCCAAGACATCTCCCGGCAGGTACAGGTGACGGTCCTGGGCGACACCCAGAGAATCTGGGAGGGCGGGGTCCTGGCGAATGAAGATTGTAGCTGTGGCTTGCCATTCAACGCATGTGATTTCTGGCAGGAGACAGGAAAGATGGCCTTCGGCGGCTGGGACAAGATCAACGTTGAATCGGTCCTAGGTTTGCGAAAAGCAGTTGAAAGACGTGCAGTCAGGATCAAAAGCACCTCAAGATTCGAGACCTCCCGACTGCGCGGCATACTCTCCAGCTACTCAAGCATCCTTCAGTCAATTTATTCAGCGGCACGTGACGTTACAGGTTCTGATGTCTTGGTGCACACGGACACTGATTCGGTTTTAGCCATGGCGCTAAGCCACAACAGGGAGATTGATTTGAGGTACGTTGACGCAACGGATAGCCTGCAAACTGCTCATCCGCACAACGCAAAGAAACCATATTTTCCGAACCTTTTCTCCGGACCTGCCGTCCAGCGACGGCTTGGCAGGAGGGGAGTCCCTTCGGCCACCCTGCTGTCACCAGCTCCCGGCATGGGTTCCAAGCGGTGGGACCTGATCTGGGGGCAGTTGGGTATTTCACCAACCGAGATCACCAACACTGGACCCGATTTTCCGGTCCCCGCGCACCATCGGATGATGGCATGA
- the pssD gene encoding PssD/Cps14F family polysaccharide biosynthesis glycosyltransferase: protein MRAAKPLHAKRLNALPNHERILLVGSSGGHLAQLLSLKSWWQGNDRCWVTFPTPDATSALGKEADVNWAHSPTTRNLPNLLRNTRLAFSVIRRFNPTVIVSTGAGSALPFFVFGKVLGISTIYIEVYDRVESPTLTGRLCRPFSDLMLVQWRDQLGLYRDAQLVGRLL, encoded by the coding sequence ATGCGCGCAGCAAAACCGCTACACGCCAAGAGGCTTAACGCCCTCCCGAACCATGAACGGATCCTGCTCGTAGGTTCCAGTGGCGGCCATTTGGCCCAGCTGCTCTCGCTCAAGTCCTGGTGGCAGGGTAATGACCGCTGCTGGGTGACTTTTCCCACGCCCGACGCCACGTCTGCATTGGGCAAGGAGGCCGATGTAAACTGGGCCCACTCCCCCACCACGAGGAACCTTCCGAATTTGCTCCGAAACACCCGACTCGCGTTCTCGGTCATCCGCCGCTTCAACCCGACGGTCATAGTTTCCACGGGAGCAGGAAGTGCCCTGCCATTCTTCGTGTTCGGGAAAGTGCTCGGTATCTCCACCATCTACATTGAAGTTTATGACAGGGTTGAAAGCCCAACCCTTACCGGACGATTGTGCCGGCCATTCTCGGATCTCATGCTGGTCCAGTGGCGAGACCAGTTAGGCCTCTACCGCGACGCTCAACTAGTAGGCAGGCTCCTATGA
- a CDS encoding LamG-like jellyroll fold domain-containing protein, which produces MPKPLKALGLLTSTAVATALLTGLSVNAATAAPPVFDGAAASTAAASCWEIKQDKPDAADGTYWLLTPAMSAPAQFYCDMTTDGGGWVLIGKGREGWTDHNEGKGSPSALRTAGLSPMSSATTQYSAQTINGLLNNTNVDALPDGIRIKRAKDAAGAAWQEARFNTNKGDRWVWTFGAEHQVASFSFDGSKGSGGLTSSFGTDSTYNRVDMSSPQNQGYTLGFAYGSKVTGTNSATTYLWSATTGVGSARPYTEMYLRPMLRSLDAGFQRIVDAGTSASTNTPVAQSLALNSPWGVSGLGNPSAREGDNEVQAFAQIGNTMYVGGNFRYVQKSATSTGTDKVDQPFLAAFNVADGELIRTFTPKLNASVEALTVLPNGNLVAAGRFNSTNGQPTTAIVALNPVTGATASGFNLKVENRLTSGVLDIRSLTVKDNWLYLGGAFTHLTGPTGGAVYARSAGRVSATTGAPSTDWNPDFNGSVVSIGSSADGGRLYAAGYFTTSQTSAANKAAAVQTSTNAPLAAQVWSPVWSAAASYQQAIGEVGNRVWVGGSEHSFFSYDTTTFDRLSGNIGKNHGDYQAMTSGTSGIVYAGCHCNDWNYSNAYTWPNVGTNWTEADSLGWVAAYNGATGQVVPSFTPTMSMRKGEGIWALSTDSTGTLWAGGDITSAATASSMGRWAGGFARFAQTDAIAPTTPAAVTPSADGTSTVKLSWSPSTDNSGSVTYQILRDNRVVATTSSTTATVPKAGENRFFVRAVDAAGNLSPSSPVVTASGGVSPPVAAFTSTVAGQDVSVDASGSTTSGTFVGYAWDFGDGTTGAAAVMTHTYAQPGSYTIRLVVKDNTGGQASLERTVKAVRPAPADPYGAAVYNSAPSLYWRLDESSGSLAQDSSASLSPGTYSGTTTLGVPGAIAGTSDTAVGLNGTTGLITSNTTYSSPSTYSLELWFNTTTTKGGKLIGFGDQPTGLSSSYDRHIYMQDNGQLVFGTWTGVANTITSASNYNDGKWHSVTATQSSNGMSMYVDGKLVGTNPQTQAQPYTGYWRVGGDQTWGSSSAYFAGKIDEVAVYPTALNAASVNQHYALGTGQTPVVFTPPTDTYGADVFADHPQLFMRMDDATGSVAADSSGTFNTGDYAGGVTLGTPSALGSGFGTSATFDGINGTVANRTPISNPTTYTLETWFKTDTTSGGKLIGFGNSATGLSSNYDRHIYMKNDGTLVFGTYTGQENIITSSSAYNDNTWHHMVATQSSAGMVLYVDGSSVGTNPQSGAQNYAGYWRIGGDTTWGGASSNYFKGELDEAAVYSTALSASTVAQHFQIGSGTPPPANVPPVAVIATTVSDLHLAADASNSSDPDGQVVSYAWAFGDGAVATDKTTAHDYATAGNYTVTLTVTDDQGATSSATAPITVTAPPAPVDVVVVAAKSAWSWRFAAPAPPTGWKAPGFDTSPWASGNGVMGFGTTGLGTNIDISGPTTSRPVTAYFIKTVTVPSAAKVVKLTINTAGDDGVVVYVNGTEVGRSNMPSGTITDTTYATSARRTAVANAAPLIIDVPVGLLVDGVNTIAAETHLNYRATPDISFDLNATASVRP; this is translated from the coding sequence ATGCCGAAGCCGCTCAAGGCTCTGGGGCTTTTAACGTCAACAGCCGTTGCTACTGCCCTGCTCACAGGACTCTCGGTGAATGCCGCGACAGCGGCACCGCCAGTGTTTGACGGTGCCGCAGCTAGCACAGCAGCTGCATCCTGCTGGGAAATCAAGCAGGACAAGCCCGACGCGGCGGACGGGACATATTGGTTGCTCACCCCGGCAATGAGCGCACCCGCTCAGTTCTACTGCGACATGACCACCGACGGCGGTGGCTGGGTCCTCATTGGCAAGGGCCGTGAAGGCTGGACAGACCATAACGAGGGCAAGGGTTCGCCCTCGGCACTACGTACCGCGGGTTTGAGTCCGATGTCCTCGGCCACCACCCAATACTCGGCCCAAACGATCAACGGGCTCTTGAACAACACCAATGTCGATGCACTCCCAGACGGGATTAGGATCAAACGTGCAAAAGACGCCGCGGGAGCTGCATGGCAGGAAGCCAGGTTCAACACCAACAAGGGTGACCGCTGGGTTTGGACATTCGGTGCCGAACACCAGGTGGCGTCGTTCTCGTTCGACGGCTCCAAGGGCTCAGGCGGATTGACCTCCAGCTTTGGCACAGATTCAACCTACAACCGAGTAGACATGTCGAGTCCGCAAAACCAGGGCTACACCCTTGGGTTCGCGTACGGCAGCAAAGTCACGGGCACCAATAGTGCCACCACGTACCTTTGGTCAGCCACCACGGGGGTCGGCAGCGCCAGGCCCTACACCGAAATGTACCTGCGCCCCATGCTCCGCTCCCTAGATGCCGGCTTCCAACGCATTGTCGATGCCGGGACCAGCGCCTCAACAAACACTCCCGTTGCACAGTCGTTGGCATTGAACAGCCCTTGGGGAGTCTCCGGTCTGGGAAATCCCTCGGCCCGGGAAGGCGACAATGAAGTCCAAGCCTTTGCCCAGATCGGGAACACTATGTACGTTGGCGGAAACTTCCGCTACGTTCAAAAAAGTGCCACCTCCACCGGCACGGACAAAGTGGACCAACCGTTCCTTGCAGCGTTCAACGTCGCCGACGGAGAGTTGATTAGAACCTTCACACCCAAGCTGAACGCCTCCGTCGAGGCTTTGACTGTGCTTCCCAATGGAAACCTTGTGGCGGCCGGCCGCTTCAATTCTACCAACGGGCAGCCAACAACGGCGATCGTTGCCCTCAACCCGGTCACAGGAGCCACTGCGAGTGGTTTCAATCTAAAAGTTGAGAACCGACTCACCTCAGGCGTGCTGGATATTCGCAGTCTGACTGTTAAAGACAATTGGCTCTATCTCGGTGGAGCATTCACGCACTTGACCGGCCCTACCGGTGGAGCCGTCTACGCCCGGAGTGCCGGACGTGTCTCAGCCACCACCGGCGCACCGAGCACCGACTGGAATCCGGATTTCAATGGTTCGGTTGTGTCAATCGGTTCCTCCGCCGATGGTGGCCGGCTGTACGCGGCCGGCTACTTCACCACATCCCAGACGTCCGCCGCGAACAAGGCTGCCGCGGTTCAAACTTCCACCAACGCACCGCTTGCTGCGCAAGTATGGAGCCCTGTGTGGAGTGCCGCGGCCAGCTACCAGCAAGCCATTGGCGAGGTGGGGAACCGGGTATGGGTCGGTGGATCCGAACACAGCTTCTTCTCCTACGACACCACCACGTTTGACCGGTTGTCCGGAAACATTGGCAAGAACCACGGCGACTACCAAGCCATGACATCTGGAACCAGCGGGATCGTTTACGCCGGCTGCCACTGCAACGACTGGAATTATTCCAACGCCTACACTTGGCCAAACGTCGGAACCAACTGGACCGAGGCCGACTCCCTTGGCTGGGTCGCCGCCTACAACGGGGCAACGGGTCAGGTGGTTCCCAGTTTCACCCCCACCATGAGCATGCGCAAAGGTGAGGGTATCTGGGCACTATCAACGGATAGCACGGGAACTTTGTGGGCTGGCGGCGATATTACTTCCGCTGCGACGGCATCATCCATGGGCCGCTGGGCCGGAGGATTCGCCAGATTTGCGCAAACCGATGCAATCGCCCCAACAACACCAGCCGCTGTCACACCTTCAGCGGACGGAACTTCCACCGTCAAGCTGAGCTGGTCCCCGTCAACAGACAATAGCGGCAGCGTCACCTACCAGATCCTCCGTGACAACCGGGTCGTTGCCACCACGTCCTCGACCACCGCAACCGTGCCCAAGGCCGGAGAAAATCGGTTCTTCGTTCGTGCGGTGGATGCCGCAGGCAACCTGTCCCCGAGTTCACCGGTGGTAACGGCATCAGGCGGAGTTTCTCCCCCAGTTGCTGCATTCACTTCCACCGTCGCCGGGCAGGACGTTTCCGTTGACGCCTCCGGCTCCACCACCAGCGGGACGTTTGTTGGATATGCCTGGGACTTTGGTGACGGCACAACGGGTGCAGCTGCGGTGATGACACACACCTACGCCCAGCCAGGCAGCTACACCATCCGCTTGGTCGTCAAGGACAACACGGGCGGACAAGCCAGCTTGGAGAGGACCGTCAAGGCCGTTCGGCCAGCCCCGGCAGATCCTTATGGAGCCGCTGTCTACAACTCGGCACCGAGCCTATACTGGCGCCTGGACGAATCAAGCGGCTCGCTTGCACAAGATTCCAGTGCTTCGCTCTCCCCTGGCACCTATTCAGGAACAACCACTCTCGGCGTACCCGGGGCCATCGCTGGCACATCGGACACCGCCGTCGGACTCAATGGTACGACGGGACTTATCACCAGCAACACAACTTACTCCAGCCCGTCAACCTATTCCCTGGAACTTTGGTTCAACACCACCACCACAAAGGGTGGAAAACTCATCGGTTTCGGTGACCAGCCGACAGGACTGTCCAGCAGCTACGACCGGCACATCTATATGCAGGACAATGGGCAACTCGTTTTTGGCACCTGGACCGGGGTGGCCAACACCATCACATCCGCATCCAACTACAACGACGGCAAATGGCACTCTGTCACTGCTACGCAGTCCAGCAACGGCATGAGCATGTACGTCGATGGGAAGTTGGTAGGAACTAATCCGCAGACCCAGGCCCAGCCGTATACCGGATACTGGCGAGTTGGCGGGGACCAGACGTGGGGTTCCAGCAGCGCCTACTTTGCCGGAAAGATCGACGAAGTTGCCGTATACCCGACCGCGTTGAATGCGGCGAGCGTCAACCAGCACTATGCCCTGGGCACGGGCCAGACTCCCGTTGTGTTCACGCCACCCACAGACACTTATGGTGCTGACGTGTTCGCCGACCATCCCCAGTTGTTCATGCGCATGGATGACGCAACAGGCTCTGTGGCCGCAGATTCTAGCGGCACGTTCAACACCGGCGACTACGCTGGCGGTGTCACTTTGGGTACACCATCAGCGTTGGGCTCCGGGTTCGGAACGTCGGCGACATTTGACGGTATCAACGGGACAGTTGCCAATCGGACGCCCATTTCAAATCCAACGACCTACACGCTTGAGACGTGGTTCAAAACCGACACCACCTCCGGCGGGAAGCTGATCGGCTTCGGCAACTCGGCAACGGGACTTTCCAGCAACTACGACAGACACATTTACATGAAAAATGACGGCACGCTGGTCTTTGGCACCTACACAGGCCAGGAGAACATCATTACCTCTTCCTCCGCCTACAACGACAACACCTGGCATCACATGGTGGCCACGCAGTCCTCAGCTGGAATGGTCCTGTACGTGGACGGCAGCAGTGTCGGCACGAATCCACAAAGCGGGGCACAGAACTACGCCGGATACTGGCGAATCGGCGGGGACACGACTTGGGGCGGAGCGTCAAGCAACTATTTCAAAGGGGAGCTGGATGAGGCAGCCGTCTATTCAACGGCATTGTCCGCGAGCACCGTTGCACAGCACTTTCAGATCGGTTCGGGGACACCGCCTCCGGCCAACGTTCCTCCGGTTGCCGTCATTGCAACCACTGTCAGCGACCTGCACCTTGCCGCTGACGCGTCCAACTCAAGCGACCCTGATGGACAGGTGGTGTCCTACGCTTGGGCTTTCGGCGACGGCGCCGTCGCAACCGACAAGACCACCGCACATGACTACGCGACAGCTGGAAACTACACGGTGACGTTGACCGTTACCGATGACCAGGGCGCCACTTCTTCGGCAACAGCCCCGATCACGGTGACTGCCCCACCGGCACCCGTGGACGTGGTGGTTGTGGCAGCAAAGTCGGCGTGGAGTTGGCGCTTCGCAGCTCCTGCTCCGCCCACAGGCTGGAAGGCCCCTGGTTTCGACACCTCACCGTGGGCTTCAGGCAACGGTGTGATGGGCTTCGGGACAACGGGTCTTGGAACCAACATTGATATCTCAGGGCCCACCACGAGCCGACCCGTCACAGCCTATTTCATCAAGACGGTCACCGTCCCGTCAGCAGCAAAAGTCGTCAAGCTGACCATCAACACCGCCGGTGACGACGGGGTGGTGGTTTACGTCAATGGGACCGAGGTTGGCCGAAGCAACATGCCTTCCGGGACCATAACGGACACCACGTATGCCACCAGCGCGCGCAGGACGGCCGTGGCCAACGCTGCGCCGTTGATCATAGACGTTCCTGTTGGACTACTGGTCGACGGCGTCAACACGATTGCAGCTGAAACCCACCTTAATTACCGGGCCACACCGGACATCAGTTTCGACCTGAACGCCACTGCCAGCGTTCGCCCCTAG